From a single Nicotiana tabacum cultivar K326 chromosome 8, ASM71507v2, whole genome shotgun sequence genomic region:
- the LOC142163120 gene encoding uncharacterized protein LOC142163120 has protein sequence MTSENNFVQAAIPRFDVHYDHWSMLMENLLRSKELWAVVNGGIQEPGADVVLTNAQKTQLEAQRLRELKAKNYLFQAIDRSILEIILLCKDTSKKIWDSMTNTKGMQGQSEPLQESKDLDTLSFDELQNSLMVHEQKIVKQDTEEQALQAITTFKDSVCRRNKWKGRNSNKAKEGTHKKNGQHGRDQQHSSNGKPRSADKSHIECYRCHRYGHYRSECRTNLKNVRGENSNFTEVTETEEEVSLLMVSQSTEERHMDLCYLDTGCSNYMCGEKSTFSELDETFRTTVKLGDNSRLATKGKGRILDSNLGLIAEAKMSANKLFPLHVQDIGSTNFYFSAKLDSQAWLWHYIYGHLNFGGLKLLLQKNMKNTHAEIQIHIGNQFQKKKETEEEKQDQLYVKQNKMKVDRVSMVCLG, from the exons TTTGTGCAAGCAGCCATTCCTCGTTTTGATGTCCATTATGACCATTGGAGCATGCTCATGGAAAACCTTTTGAGGTCCAAAGAGTTATGGGCAGTTGTTAATGGTGGAATTCAAGAACCTGGAGCGGATGTTGTTCTAACAAATGCTCAAAAGACACAACTTGAAGCACAAAGGTTGAGAGAATTGAAGGCAAAGAACTATCTTTTCCAAGCCATTGATCGTTCGATATTGGAAATAATTCTTCTTTGCAAGGATACGTCAAAGAAAATCTGGGACTCTATGACAAATACCAAGGGAATGCAAGGGCAAAGCGAGCCTCTACAAG AGTCGAAAGATCTTGATACTCTTTCATTTGATGAACTACAAAATTCTTTGATGGTTCATGAGCAGAAAATTGTTAAGCAAGATACGGAGGAGCAAGCCTTGCAAGCAATCACAACCTTCAAAGATTCTGTGTGTCGAAGGAACAAGTGGAAGGGAAGAAACTCAAACAAAGCTAAAGAAGGAACTCACAAAAAGAATGGTCAGCATGGTCGTGATCAACAACACTCGTCAAATGGGAAGCCAAGGTCTGCAGATAAGTCCCACATTGAGTGTTATAGGTGTCACAGGTATGGCCATTATCGTTCTGAATGTCGTACAAATTTGAAAAATGTACGTGGAGAAAACTCTAATTTTACAGAAGTTACTGAGACGGAGGAAGAGGTTTCTTTGTTGATGGTGTCTCAATCCACAGAAGAACGCCACATGGATTTATGTTATTTAGATACAGGTTGTAGCAACTATATGTGTGGAGAAAAATCTACATTTTCTGAATTGGATGAAACTTTTCGCACAACAGTCAAGTTAGGCGACAATTCCCGACTTGCTACCAAAGGAAAAGGAAG AATCCTAGATTCTAATCTTGGGTTGATTGCTGAAGCTAAGATGAGTGCAAATAAACTTTTCCCGCTTCATGTGCAAGATATTGGCTCtaccaatttttatttttcagcGAAGTTGGATAGTCAAGCATGGCTCTGGCATTACATATATGGACATCTAAATTTTGGAGGACTAAAACTGTTACTTCAGAAGAATATG AAAAATACACATGCTGAGATCCAAATTCACATTGGAAATCAGTttcagaagaaaaaagaaacagaagAAGAGAAACAAGATCAGTTATATGTTAAACAAAACAAGATGAAAGTAGATAGAGTCAGCATGGTTTGCTTAGGATGA